The following coding sequences lie in one Lolium perenne isolate Kyuss_39 chromosome 2, Kyuss_2.0, whole genome shotgun sequence genomic window:
- the LOC127334142 gene encoding polyadenylate-binding protein RBP45, translating to MAPPPPQNWANAPPYLYRGAQQQQQQAAPAAEDESDAKPGGDSRSSLRIGRLLDWMDEDYLRSCFTSSPELVSVVIKRNKETGQSEGFGFLNFADHEAADLVLQSYHGQKMPNTGRDFALNWAWTTPGKHADHVCAIYAGDLSLDVKDFMLYHLFKSRYPSVKSANVAWDDIAGCSKGYGFVMFGDVNECRQAMKEMNGAYCSTKRMRVSPATDKMRASPATNKDDFRTQEADSDCNSHNWRLFVARLDLSVTDEDLKEAFSPYGEITDVKVIAGKKYGFVTYLSRASAEEAMRILNGSKLGDKNIRVSWGHCVANQQDQWNGEYHGQPQDSGPVIGWCTNDPNMYGFHHGYAHYQQQQPQQTMVQ from the exons atggcgcctccgcctccgcAGAACTGGGCcaacgcgccgccctacctctacCGCGgggcgcagcagcagcagcagcaggcggcGCCGGCCGCGGAGGACGAAAGCGACGCCAAGCCCGGAGGAGACAGCCGGAGTTCACTGCGGATCGGGAGGCTTCTCGACTGGATGGACGAGGACTACCTGCGCAGCTGCTTCACCTCCTCGCCCGAG CTCGTGTCAGTGGTGATCAAGCGGAACAAGGAGACTGGACAATCGGAGGGTTTTGGTTTTCTCAACTTTGCCGACCATGAAGCCGCTGATCTAGTCCTCCAGAGCTACCATGGCCAGAAGATGCCTAATACTGGCAGAGATTTCGCACTCAACTGGGCTTGGACTACTCCTGGGAAGCATGCTGACCATGTTTGCGCCATATACGCTGGGGATTTGAGCCTCGATGTCAAAGACTTCATGTTGTACCATTTGTTCAAGAGTCGCTATCCATCAGTTAAGAGTGCAAACGTTGCATGGGATGATATTGCTGGTTGCTCAAAAGGCTATGGATTTGTTATGTTTGGAGATGTCAATGAATGCAGACAAGCCATGAAGGAAATGAACGGGGCATACTGTTCTACTAAGCGCATGCGTGTCAGTCCTGCTACTGATAAGATGCGTGCCAGTCCTGCTACCAACAAGGACG ATTTCCGTACACAAGAGGCTGATTCTGATTGCAATTCACACAATTGGAGA CTATTTGTTGCTCGTCTTGATCTAAGTGTGACCGATGAGGATCTAAAGGAAGCCTTTAGTCCTTATGGAGAGATTACTGATGTAAAGGTAATAGCGGGAAAGAAGTATGGCTTCGTCACATATTTGAGCAG GGCATCAGCTGAGGAGGCTATGAGAATTCTGAATGGAAGCAAGCTGGGAGATAAAAACATAAGGGTTAGCTGGGGTCATTGCGTTGCTAACCAGCAG GATCAATGGAATGGTGAGTACCATGGACAACCCCAAGACTCTGGTCCTGTCATTGGTTGGTGTACTAATGATCCTAACATGTACGGTTTCCACCACGGATATGCACATTACCAACAGCAGCAACCACAGCAGACCATGGTACAG TGA